A region of the Nitrosomonadales bacterium genome:
GGATAGTTCTCCGCAGCGATGCCCGCTTTTGTGAGCGCATTGAACAAGGTGGATTTACCCACATTGGGGAGACCGACGATACCGCATTTGAGACTCATGGCTTTTCCTCTAATAACAGGATTGAGCAAAACCCGCTGCTCCGCATTCCCTCAATCCTAAATCCTAACTACTATGCAGCTTCAGCATCGCCGCTTCCAGCTTGCCCTCGATGACCAGCGGCGAGACATCCTGCGCACGCTGCATCGCCTCATCGATCAGCACCTGTTCTTCCTTGCGCGGCGCGTTCAATACGAAATTGCTCACTTCGCTGCGCTCGCCGGGATGCCCGATGCCGATGCGCAAGCGCCAGAAATCGCGGCTGCCCAGCTGCGCGATGATATCCTTCAGGCCATTGTGGCCGCCGTGGCCGCCGCCCAGCCTGAGTTTGACGCCGCCCGGCGGCAGATCCAGCTCGTCATGCACGACCAGTATCTGGCCCGGCAATATCTTGTAGAACAGCGCCAGCGCGACCAATGCCCGGCCACTGACGTTCGCGAAGGTCTGCGGCGAGCAGATGCACCTCATGTCCGTGCAGACTCGCCTTGGCGACGAGTCCGTGGAACTTGCTGTCGTTCCTGAAGTTGGCGTTATGCAGGCGCGCGAGCTCATCCACCCACCGGAACCCGGCGTTATGGCGCGTGTCCTCATACTCCCTGCCAGGATTGCCGAGGCCAACGATGAGTTTAATGGCTTGCATATGAATACCTCTAAAGATTCAGAGTCCGCCAAAATGCAAGGCGCGGGGAAAATCTCGCCGCGCTGCATATGCATGGTATGCAAGCCAGAAATTTTTCCGCAACGCCGTAGTTGGGATGAAGTCTGAATTTTGAGTGGCGTTCATAAATGAAAAACCCGCCATGCACCGTTCGATGACATGGCGGGCAGTTCAGATCGTGAATTACTTCTTGGCTTCTGCGGCTGGCGCAGCGGCTTCTGCGGCAGGTGTAGCGGCACCTTCTTCCGATGCGGCCTCCACTGCGCCACGCGGCACTTGCACGACCGCCACGGCATCGCTGGCATGGTGATGGGTCGCCACTTCCACGCCCTTGGGCAGCTTGACGTCGGACACGTGGATGGAATGGCCCAGTTCCAGATTAGCCAAGTCCACCTCGATGAAGGACGGCAGATCCTTGGGCAGGCAGACGATATCCAGATCGTTCAGCACGTGGCTGATCTTGCCGCCACCCAGCTTCACGCCCGGCGCGATTTCACCGTTCAGGAAATGCAGCGGCACCTTGATGTGCATCTTCTTGTTCGCGTCCACGCGCTGGAAGTCGATGTGCTGAACTTGTGCGCGGAACGGATGCATCACGAAATCGCGCAGTTGCACCGCCTCTTTCTTGCCTTCCAGATTCAGCGTCAGCACGGAAGCGTGGAACGCTTCCTGACGAAGCTTGTAGAACACCTCATTGTGATCAATTTCGATCATTATCCACGTCACCCGAGCCATACACAACACCTGGCACGCGGCCGGTGTTACGCAGACGGCGGCTCGCACCCGTACCTTGCGCCTTGCGAATTGTTGCATTGATTTCAATCGTCATTTCACTTCTCCAAAAACGGGACCGTCCGCGACCAGACGATCCCTGCATTGCGGCAACCGACATGGCTGCCGCCAATCCCCTTACTCGGTGAACAGCGAGCTCACCGACTCTTCGTTATTGATGCGGCGGATCGTTTCCGCCAGCAATTCCGCAGTACTCAACTGGCGGATGCGTCCGCAGTTCCGCGCCCGTTCGTTCAGCGGAATGGTGTCGGTGACGACCAGTTCATCCATCGCCGAGTTTTCGATGCGTTCGATCGCCGGGCCGGACAGCACCGGATGGGTACAGTAAGCCAGTACGCGCGCGGCGCCCTTTTCCTTCAGCGCACTGGCGGCCTCGCACAGCGTATTGGCGGTATCCACCAGATCGTCCATGATCAGGCAGGTCCGCCCCGACACGTCGCCGATGATGTTCATCACCTTGGCCACGCCCGGCAGGACGGCGCTTGTCGATGATCGCCAGGTCCGCTTCCAGCTGCTTGGCCAGGGCGCGGGCGCGCACCACGCCGCCAACGTCCGGCGACACCACGATCAGATTCGGATAATCGTTCTTCCAAACATCGGACAGCAGGATCGGGCTGGCATAGATGTTATCCACCGGAATGTCGAAGAACCCCTGAATCTGGTCCGAGTGCAGATCCATCGTCAACAGACGGTCCACCCCGGCGCTGGTCAGCATGTCTGCCACCAGCTTGGCGGTGATCGCGACGCGCCGAGCGCAGGCGGCGATCCTGGCGCGCATAACCGAAATACGGCATCGCAGCAGTGATACGTCCTGCAGAGGCGCGTTTCAGCGCATCCACCATCACCAGCACTTCCATCAGGTTATCGTTGGTCGGCGCGCAGGTGGATTGCAGCACGAACACGTCCTTGCCGCGCACGTTCTCGAGAATCTCCACCATCAGCCCCGTGAATCCGGCCCAGGCTGTTCACGCCAGTCTGTGCCGAAACTGTGTTTGGCTGGGGAGGTAGGGATCGAACCTACGAATGCCGGAATCAAAATCCGGTGCCTTACCACTTGGCGACTCCCCAATAAAAACTACTCGGACACCCAATCATGCAACGGATGCCTTGCCAATCCTTGCGCAACGACTCCGCGCATCCCGTCGGGCAATTGCCGCAAGGCCGCTTCGGCCTGGCTGCGGTCGGGAAATCCGGCGAACACACAGGCGCCGGAGCCGGTCATCATCGCTTTTCCGCAGCCATCCAGCACGGCCAGATAACGCGCCACTTCCGGGTAAAGTTCGCATACCACCGGCTGCAAGTCGTTATGCAGATGGCTTTGCCCTTCCGAGAGGGCGCGCATTGTGATGGAAACAGTGTTCCGTGTCAATTCCGGATGCGCAAAAATACCGGCCGTCGGCACGTGCACCGGAGGAAAAGCACCACGTACCAGACTTCCGGCAGGGGACATGCCTGCAGTTGCTCACCCACCCCTCGGCGAATGCGTTCTCGCCGAACACGAACACCGGCACATCCGCCCCCAGCGAGCCCCAGTTGCATCAGGCGCTGGCGCGACAAGCCCAGCGACCACAGGCGGTTCAGCGCGATCAGCGTGGTCGCCGCATCCGAACTGCCGCCGCCCAGCCCGCCGCCCATCGGGATGCGCTTCTCCACTGCGATATCCACGCCCAGCGCGCAGCCGGTCTCGGCCTGCAATAGCCGCGCGGCGCGGACACACAGATCGGATTCCTCGGGAACGCCCTCGATGCCATTGGTGCGCTGCACGATGCCATCCTCGCGCAGCGTGAAATGCAGCGTGTCGTTCAGGTCGATGAAACGGAACAGGGTCTGCAGCAGGTGATAGCCGTCCGCCCTGCGGCCGACAACATGCAGGAACAGGTTAAGTTTGGCCGGGGCCGGGCAGGTGATGGTTTGCGTCATTTTGAAAAGATCATCTCACCACGAAGCGCATGAAGATCACGAAGAAATCTTTGGGGAAGGATATCCGAGGACATGTACTCGAGATACTCTCGTTCTCAAAGTAACGCATGGTTTTCCTTCGCGGCCTTCGTGTTCTTCGTGTTCTTCGTGTTCTTCGTGTTCTTCGTGTTCTTCGTGTTCTTCGTGTTCTTCGTGTTCTTCGTGTTCTTCGTGTTCTTCGTGGTTTAAATACGACAAGGTTATGGAAGCTCCCATTCGTCGATCAGCAACTGCAACTGCAATCCCTCGCGGCTCAATCGCAGGTGCGTCGGCATGCTGTCCGGCTGGTCCCCGGCATAGCGCAGGTAACGCACCTCCCAATCGTCCTGATACAGCACGACGATCCGCCCGCCGGCATCGCGCTCCACCCGTGCCGCGCTGCCGGCGTCCGGCAGCCCGAGCACCCAGCGGTGCAGGCCGTTCAGCGGCAGATGCCAGTGCAGCACCTGCTGCATCAGCGATTCCGCATCGGCGGCCCGGTAATGCTTGTCGCCGTCGTCCAGCGTCGCTTGGTCCGCATCGCGGTAGACGCGCGCAGCCGTGGCACCGAGCGGCGCGAGCAGCAGCAGTTCGTCGGACTGCGCGCGATGCGCCCAGCGCAACCCTGCCGAATGGCGCGTGCCGTTATGGCTGATCGCGATGCGCCCGTTCAAGGTGAACGATGCGGATTCGGCCTGCGCAGGCCGCAACACCGGCGCGGGCGTTGACGACAACCCGGCACAACCACCCAGCAACAACGGAACGACCAGTAAGCAGCAATTCGCCCAAAAATGGAGATCCGGTGTCCGCTTCAAGGCACGAACCGTTTCATCACCGCCTGCAACACTTCGTTGCCGGGATTGGTCTTGAGGCTGTCCTGCCAGATCTTCCTGGCTTCCAGCTTGTCGCCGCGCACCCATAACACCTCGCCCAGATGCGAGGCGATCTCAGCATCGGCATTGGCACCGAAGGCCTTGCGCAACATCTTCACGCTGTCGTCCAGCCTGCCGAGGCGATAGTAACCCCAGCCGACGCTGTCCATGATGGCGGCATCATCCGGCGCGAGCTGCAGGGCCTTCTCCACCAGCGCGACCGCCTCCGGGACGCGCTCGTTGCGTTCCAGCAGGCTGAAACCCAGCGCATTGTAGGCGTGTGCATGATCCGGCTTGATCTGGATCAGCTTGCGCAGCAATTGTTCGGACACCTGATGTTTGCCGAGCTTGTCCGCCTGCATCGCAGCCTCGTAAAGCAGGTCGGGATGATTGGGCAGTTTTTCCAGACCTTGCTGCAACACCCGATAGGCATCCTCCGTGCGCTTCGCGTCGCGCAGGAATTGCGCCTCGATCAGCAACAACTGCACGCGCTGCTGGTTATCGGCAGGCTGCAGCCGGTGCAGGTATTCCAGCGCCTCGTCCGGCTTGCCGCGCCTGTTCAGCAGGTAGGCCGCACGCAATTGCGCCGCATAGTGGAATTCGCCCCCTTTCACCTCGAGGTAATGCGCGAGCGCCTTGTTCTCGTCCTCCTTCGCCTCGCCCAGTTGCCCGAGGTAATACTGCACCGTATCCCTGTCTTTCTTGCCCTTGGCCAGCGCCTGCTGGAGCTGCGTCTCCGCGCCCTGCAGGTCGTTCAGCTGCAGCGAGATCAGCGCGATCGCGAACGCCAGGTCGGGATTGTCCGGGGTCGCCTGCGCCAGGCGCTGGAATTCGGCGCGCGCAAGCGGGTACTGTTTCTGCTGCAGCAGCGCGCGCGCATATTGCAGGCGGATCTCGCGCTCGTCCGGAAAACCGGACAGATAGCGGCGCAACACTTCCAGCGCCTGCTGCGGCGCATCCTTCATCAGCAACTGCGCCTCCAGCGACACCGCACTGCTCCACTCCGGGCGCAGGGTGCGCGCCTGGCGCGCTTCGTCCAGCGCGACGACCGTGTCGCCCGCCAGCATCGCCAACTGGGCCACCGACCAATGCGCCTCGGCAACGCTCGGATAGGGTTGTGCAAGATTGCGCAGCAGTTTCAGCACGGCTGGCTTGTCCGGATGCGAGGCGACCGACTGCAATATCTGCAGGAAAACCTTCCCTGCATTCGCCTGTTCGGCCTGCAACACCTTGGCCAGCTCCCGCTGCGCCTCGTCCAGCCTGCCACCGCGCAACAATATCGAAGCCAGCATCCGGCCCGCCATCGGCGAGGTCGGCTCGAGTTCCTGCCACTGGCGGAACGCCTCGACGGACTTTTCCATGTCGCCGGATTCGAACGCCAGTTGCGCGGCGCGCCTGGCCATGCGCGGGTCGCGCGTCCGCCGGACCAGATCGGCGCTCGCTTCCACGGCCAGCGCCTTGTGTCCGCGCTGGTTGGCGATCTCGGTCAGCAGGAATTCGTACAGCAGCTCGTCGCTCAATTCGACGTCGGGCAATACCGGTGCGACCTCTGCCTGCGGCGCGGGCTGCGGCGCAGACTGTGCCGGTTCGGCGCGCTGCGGCGCCTGCGCACAGGCGCCGAGCAACAAACTGCCGACGATAAGGTATTTATATGAACACATGGCGATAACTGCTTTTGATGCGGGCGCACATATTAGGTTATATTTAGCCGAACCCACAACCACGACACACCCCTACCTTGTCCAACGCCCCATCCGAAATCACGCTCTCCGCGCGCAACCTGACGCGCAGCTTCGGCAACAGACAAGTGATCCGCGACGTATCCCTGCAACTGAAGCGCGGCGAAGTGCTCGGCCTGCTCGGCCACAACGGCGCGGGGAAGAGCACCACGCTGCAGATGCTGACCGGCTGCCTGCTGCCCGGCAGCGGCACGATCGAGATTTGCGGCATCGACCTGCAACAACGCCCGACGCTCGCGAAGATGCATATCGGCTACCTGCCGGAAACGCCGCCGCTATACCGCGAACTCAGTGTGGACGATTACCTGACCTTCGCGGCACGGCTGCGCGGCCTGCAGCGCGACGCTGTCGCCGATGCGCTGGCACAGACCCGGCAGCGCTGCGGCCTAGAGACGGTCGGCAGCAAGATCATCGGCACCCCGTCCAAGGGCTACCAGCAACGCGTCGGCATCGCGCAAGCCATCATCCACCGGCCGGCTGTGATCGTGCTGGACGAACCGACCGTCGGCCTCGACCCCGCGCAGATCCGCGATATCCGCAGCCTGATCCGCGAACTCGGCAACACGTACAGCGTGATCCTGTCCACCCACCTGCTCGGCGAAGTGGAAAACGTGTGCGACCGCGTGGAGATCATGCAACACGGCAGGCTCATCTACGGCGATACCAGCGCGCGCATGCAGCAGTACGGCAGCGTATCCGGCTTCACCGTCAGCCTGGGCAACCCGCCCGCCCTGGACGAATTGCAGGGCATCGCCGGCATCGCCAGCGTCGAACGGCTGTCCGACACCCGCTTCCGCGTGTTGCATGCGCCGGGAGAGAATCCCGGCAGCACGTTGCTTGCCCTGGCCGCGCAACATGGCTGGCAACTGGAACAGCTCACCCCGTTACAGACCACGCTGGAAGAAGTGTTCGTCAAGATCACCGATGCCGAAAACGCCGCCACGGGAGACCGCCCATGATGCGCCTGATCACCTTGCTGGCGATGCGCGAACTGCGCAGCCTGTTCGCCATGCCCTCGACCTGGTTCGTGCTCGCGGTGCTGCAATTCATCCTCGCCTGGTTCTTCCTGGC
Encoded here:
- the lolB gene encoding outer membrane lipoprotein LolB, yielding MGARRQAGSQEDLAGQPQDQSRQRSVAGGDETVRALKRTPDLHFWANCCLLVVPLLLGGCAGLSSTPAPVLRPAQAESASFTLNGRIAISHNGTRHSAGLRWAHRAQSDELLLLAPLGATAARVYRDADQATLDDGDKHYRAADAESLMQQVLHWHLPLNGLHRWVLGLPDAGSAARVERDAGGRIVVLYQDDWEVRYLRYAGDQPDSMPTHLRLSREGLQLQLLIDEWELP
- a CDS encoding tetratricopeptide repeat protein, with translation MCSYKYLIVGSLLLGACAQAPQRAEPAQSAPQPAPQAEVAPVLPDVELSDELLYEFLLTEIANQRGHKALAVEASADLVRRTRDPRMARRAAQLAFESGDMEKSVEAFRQWQELEPTSPMAGRMLASILLRGGRLDEAQRELAKVLQAEQANAGKVFLQILQSVASHPDKPAVLKLLRNLAQPYPSVAEAHWSVAQLAMLAGDTVVALDEARQARTLRPEWSSAVSLEAQLLMKDAPQQALEVLRRYLSGFPDEREIRLQYARALLQQKQYPLARAEFQRLAQATPDNPDLAFAIALISLQLNDLQGAETQLQQALAKGKKDRDTVQYYLGQLGEAKEDENKALAHYLEVKGGEFHYAAQLRAAYLLNRRGKPDEALEYLHRLQPADNQQRVQLLLIEAQFLRDAKRTEDAYRVLQQGLEKLPNHPDLLYEAAMQADKLGKHQVSEQLLRKLIQIKPDHAHAYNALGFSLLERNERVPEAVALVEKALQLAPDDAAIMDSVGWGYYRLGRLDDSVKMLRKAFGANADAEIASHLGEVLWVRGDKLEARKIWQDSLKTNPGNEVLQAVMKRFVP
- a CDS encoding ABC transporter ATP-binding protein; this encodes MSNAPSEITLSARNLTRSFGNRQVIRDVSLQLKRGEVLGLLGHNGAGKSTTLQMLTGCLLPGSGTIEICGIDLQQRPTLAKMHIGYLPETPPLYRELSVDDYLTFAARLRGLQRDAVADALAQTRQRCGLETVGSKIIGTPSKGYQQRVGIAQAIIHRPAVIVLDEPTVGLDPAQIRDIRSLIRELGNTYSVILSTHLLGEVENVCDRVEIMQHGRLIYGDTSARMQQYGSVSGFTVSLGNPPALDELQGIAGIASVERLSDTRFRVLHAPGENPGSTLLALAAQHGWQLEQLTPLQTTLEEVFVKITDAENAATGDRP